A window of Cryptomeria japonica chromosome 3, Sugi_1.0, whole genome shotgun sequence contains these coding sequences:
- the LOC131046737 gene encoding chalcone synthase 7-like, with amino-acid sequence MIKKKHMYLTEEILKENPNLCAYMAPSLDSRQVMAVMEVPRLGKEATKAIEEWGQPKFKITHLIFCTTSGVDMPGTDYQLTNLLGLCPSVKRVMMYQQGCFAGGTVLRVAKDLAENNRGARALIVCSEITAMTFCGPDDTHLDSLVGQALFSDGAAAVIVGADPIVGIEKPCFQLLWTAQTILPDSEGAIDGHLREVGMTFQLLKDVPGLISKNIEKALVEAFGQFDIEDWNEVFWIAHPG; translated from the coding sequence ATGATAAAGAAGAAACACATGTACCTGACGGAGGAGATATTGAAGGAGAACCCCAATTTGTGCGCCTACATGGCGCCCTCGTTGGATTCTAGACAAGTCATGGCGGTGATGGAGGTGCCTAGATTGGGTAAAGAGGCTACCAAGGCCATTGAAGAGTGGGGTCAGCCCAAATTCAAGATCACCCACCTGATCTTCTGCACCACTAGCGGAGTAGATATGCCAGGCACCGACTATCAGCTCACTAATCTCCTTGGCCTCTGCCCTTCGGTGAAGAGAGTGATGATGTATCAGCAGGGCTGCTTTGCTGGAGGAACAGTTTTGAGAGTGGCCAAAGATCTCGCTGAAAATAACCGTGGAGCTCGAGCTTTGATCGTTTGCAGCGAGATCACGGCCATGACTTTCTGCGGGCCCGATGACACCCATCTTGACAGTCTGGTTGGGCAGGCGCTCTTCAGCGATGGGGCAGCAGCAGTGATTGTAGGAGCTGATCCCATCGTGGGAATAGAAAAGCCCTGTTTCCAACTCCTCTGGACTGCTCAGACCATTCTTCCCGATAGCGAGGGCGCCATCGATGGCCACCTCAGAGAGGTCGGTATGACATTCCAATTATTGAAAGACGTGCCGGGTCTGATCTCGAAGAACATCGAGAAGGCTCTGGTGGAAGCTTTCGGGCAATTCGACATCGAGGATTGGAATGAGGTCTTCTGGATTGCACATCCGGGATGA